A genome region from Dethiobacter alkaliphilus AHT 1 includes the following:
- a CDS encoding transglutaminase-like domain-containing protein produces the protein MKKGFSKFLVYVAVVFLFASSSFAMHQLSPFGGEREPEAVLASADESYKPEEQAAPVPTAPTAATELPPSQQITTDDIEEEEQKEEDQEVQEEQQDEATEENKPAERSATASANTENSSRNNTSSQQSNTTTIAERRDDKPEAKEEPVEVEVVEEVAPTRANPYRTWSSRDHRYMMQVDVKNTSDKEAKDVRVEVPLVSSSSLYQSRRNESFSIEPEIETVSGTRVAVFSLGTLEPGEEIIIEIKTQVRSSNIEFFADYIPTNSNKSSSYLGSSTGIESTNSEIVNLSNQITQGLSTDWEKAQAITRWVANNISYNASADNRNSGALRALQTRSGVCEDYAMLSVALARAANIPARVVYGYADRGGRWPSSGSYSLVGYRHAWVEYSLEGRGWVPAEPTRSTSNLYFGKLPHNGYIIQNYNNMNLKFNQSSKISISWTHSLY, from the coding sequence ATGAAAAAAGGTTTTTCCAAGTTTTTAGTGTACGTAGCAGTGGTGTTCTTGTTTGCCAGCAGCTCTTTTGCCATGCATCAACTCTCACCGTTTGGCGGTGAGCGGGAACCTGAGGCGGTATTAGCCAGTGCAGACGAATCGTACAAGCCTGAGGAGCAGGCAGCACCAGTACCAACGGCACCAACTGCGGCAACCGAACTGCCACCATCACAGCAAATAACAACAGATGACATAGAGGAAGAAGAGCAGAAAGAAGAAGATCAGGAAGTACAGGAAGAGCAGCAAGACGAAGCCACCGAAGAAAACAAACCTGCAGAACGAAGCGCAACGGCTTCTGCCAATACAGAAAACAGCTCCAGGAACAATACAAGTTCTCAGCAGAGCAACACAACAACCATCGCCGAAAGAAGAGATGACAAGCCTGAAGCCAAAGAGGAGCCCGTTGAGGTTGAAGTTGTAGAGGAAGTAGCACCAACTCGAGCCAATCCATACCGTACCTGGTCATCACGTGACCATCGGTATATGATGCAGGTGGATGTTAAAAACACCAGTGATAAGGAAGCTAAAGATGTTCGTGTTGAGGTGCCGCTAGTCAGTTCCAGTTCTTTGTATCAATCACGCAGAAATGAGAGTTTTTCCATAGAACCTGAAATTGAAACCGTGTCAGGGACAAGGGTTGCAGTGTTTTCACTGGGCACGCTAGAACCCGGTGAAGAAATTATTATAGAAATTAAGACTCAGGTACGGAGTTCAAACATTGAGTTTTTTGCAGACTATATTCCTACAAACAGCAACAAAAGTTCTTCATATCTGGGTTCTTCCACCGGAATAGAAAGTACAAATTCAGAAATAGTAAATTTATCTAACCAGATAACACAAGGTCTTTCAACGGATTGGGAAAAAGCACAAGCTATTACCCGCTGGGTAGCTAACAACATCTCCTATAATGCCTCAGCAGACAACCGTAATAGTGGCGCACTCAGGGCACTTCAGACCCGTAGTGGGGTCTGTGAGGATTATGCAATGCTATCGGTTGCACTAGCTAGAGCGGCAAACATTCCTGCAAGAGTCGTATACGGGTATGCGGATAGAGGTGGCAGGTGGCCTTCAAGTGGAAGCTATTCTTTGGTCGGTTACAGGCATGCCTGGGTTGAATACAGTCTGGAAGGTCGGGGATGGGTACCTGCAGAGCCCACACGATCGACCTCTAATCTCTA
- a CDS encoding Vmc-like lipoprotein signal peptide domain-containing protein, which yields MLLALIAAVAVGCGDNTEQPPAGEDDNGDEMKSISKL from the coding sequence GTGCTTCTTGCTTTAATTGCGGCCGTTGCCGTAGGTTGCGGTGATAATACGGAACAACCTCCGGCCGGGGAAGATGACAACGGGGACGAGATGAAGAGTATCAGCAAGTTATAG